The Candidatus Bathyanammoxibius amoris region TGGTTGTACTCCTCACGGGGTGCAACTGGGACATGAAGGGTGAGGGGCGCGGCGGGGTGGACCGTGACAAGGGTGGAAACGTTACGGGTGTTCATGCCGACGGGACCTCCTCTGGCCATGTGGAAAGAGAGGATAACTGATGGATACGAATTTGATTTTAGGTCTGCTCACAGCCGGGGGTACGGTGCTCCTGTTACTCCTGGGTTGGGGTATGAAGGTCGCGGCAAAGTATATTCCTGCGCTTCGCAATGAGAAGATACAGAGGCTTATCTACGACACGGTGAAAGCCCAGGTAAGGACTACTATGCCCGCTGTCGTTAAAGGTCCAGGCAAGAAGGACGGTATCAGTAAGGAGGTGGCACTACGTAGGGTTATACAGGGTGCTTTGGGTGCTCTCGGGCCACTGGCCAATGAATTTGCAAAGATGCCTCTAACGGACAAGAAGGCGGTTGTTCATGCGGCCGTGCATAGCGTTAAAAGGGAAGAGGCTAAAGGGGCAGGTTGAGCTTCGTTGGGATAGTCAAGTTCTATCTTTGTGTCTTTCTGCTACTGGCCGCGGTGTCGCTTACCCTGGAGGGCATACGCATTGTGGTGGTGGAGGGCGTGTTTTTCATCGGCAAAGAGGCGGCAGATTTTAGAGGTTTGACATGGGAAAGAAAACCGGAGGACCTACAGGACGACCGAAAGGATACCCGAAAAGTGGCGGGCGCAAGCCAGGTGTACAGAATCGAATCACAGTCAGCAGGCAAGAGCAGATTGCCAGTGAAGGAATAACGCCGCTTGAGTTTATGCTCAATGTTTTGCGCGATGACAAGGCGGATATGAAGGACAAGATGTGGGCGGCGCAGGCGGCGGCGCCTTATGTGCATCCGAGGTTGCAAAACTTGCAGGTCCATGGAGCACCGGAAGGTGATTTGCCGCCGGTGAAATTTAAGATTGAGGTTATAAATGGTGACAACGGCAGACCCACAGATACACCAGCCGAAGGTTAGACGGATTGAATACCACAGGCCAAAGCTCTACCCGAAACAGGAGCGGGTCTTTTTCAATCCCTACCGGTACTCGATATGCGAGGCCAGCACAAAGAGCGGTAAGACGGTGGGGGGTATGTCCTGGCTTACGGAATATACGACTGCGCTGAAAGAAGGACAGAATACCTGGTGGATTGCGCCTGTTTACAGCCAGGCTCGAATACCTTTTCGCAGGTTGAAGTTGGCCCTGCCGAGATGGTTCTATTATGCCAAGGAGGACGAGCTGACGTTAAGGCTCATCAATGGCGCAACGATGTGGTTTAAGAGTGGTGAGAAGCCGGACAACCTCTACGCGGAAGACGTGTACGCATGTGTGATTGACGAAGCGACCCGCCTTAAAGAAAAGTCCTGGCACGCCATAAGGTCAACCCTTACGGCAACGCGGGGGCCCGTGAGAATAATCGGCAATGTCCACGGCAAGAAGAATTGGGCTTACAAACTGGCACGCAAGGCAGAAGCGAGAGCGCCGGATATGTACTACGACAAGATTACCGCAGACGACGCTGTAAAGGCGGGCATACTGGATGCTGCAGAAATTGAAGACGCACGCCGCATTTTACCTGATCCTGTCTTCCGTGAGCTTTATCTCTGTGAACCATCAGACGACGGATGTAATCCGTTTGGTCTTGAAGCTATTGAGGCGTGTATCGGAGAGATGTCGGGAGATGACCCTGCGGCTTACGGCATTGACCTTGCAAAGTCGGTGAACTGGACCGTCATTCTTGGTCTGAATGCACAGGGAAGGACATGCCGGTTTGAAAGATTCCAGAAGCCTTGGCGGGAAACTATCGAGAGGATAAAGACTGTTGTCGGAAATGTGCCTGCCCTGGTGGATTCAACAGGTGTCGGCGACCCCATCGTTGAGGATTTGCAACATGGCGGGAGGACAAATTATGAAGGTTATAAATTCACGCAGAACAGCAAACAGCAGTTGATGGAAGGGCTTGCTATCACATTGCAGAACGGCCAGACCGTCATCCCGGAGGGGCCTGTTGTGAACGAACTGCGTGATTTTGAGTACGAATATACAAAAACAGGAGTCCGGTATTCCGCGCCAGAGGGCCTTAATGATGATTGTGTAATGGGGCTTGCGCTTGCCGTCCATAAGCTGCATAGGCCAGTGACCAGCTGGGGGGCCGTTTAATGTTCAAGGCCATTAAGGCGATGCTGGAAGGTTTTATCTTTCCAACGTCTACGCCTTGGGCGTTGAGCCTGCCGGGAACAAGGTTTGATTACGCGAAGGCGGTGGGAGACGGTCTTGGATCCAACGTAATTATGTCTCCGGTGCAATGGATGATGAGGACCTTCCCGGAGGCGCCGGTGATAGTTGAGAAGCTGGCAAAGGATGGCTATGAAAAGATGCCGGGTCATAAGATATTGGAATTACTTGAGGAACCGAATGAGTTTTATCCGGGTGAAGTTTTGTGGATGGGGACGATGATGAGCTTTGCAATCGCCGGTAACGCATACTGGTTGAAACGGAGAAATAACGCGGGCAGGGTTTCGGAACTCTACTATGTGCCTCACTGGACCATAGAGCCGAAGGCCCCTCGCGACGGGCGGGGTTATATCACGCACTATGATTATAACCCCATGGGTGTGACGCAACGTGTTGAGGTTGAGGACGTCGTACATTTCCGGCACGGCATCAACCCCAAGAATATCAGGCAAGGTTTATCGCCGCTGGATTCAGTTGTCCGCGAGGTTTTTACCGATGATGAGGCGGCGAACTTTAGCGCGACGATACTAAAAAACATGGGTGTACCGGGCGTGATAATAAGCCCGGAGGCCGGGGTAATAGCAGACGAGAATGCCATGAAAGCGGTAAAGGAAAAATACCAAGAGACCTTTGGCGGTGACCACCGGGGCGAGGCCCTTGTGCTGAAAGGGCCCACGAAAGTTCAGCAGTTCGGGTTTAATCCGGCGCAGATGAGCGTTGGCAAACTGAGGAATATCTCAGAGGAAAGGGTGTGCGCTGCCCTGGGTATTCCGGCTGCGGTTGTGGGTTTCGGTACGGGCCTCCAGCAGACGAAGGTGGGGGCTACCATGGCAGAACTTATCAGGCTGGCGTGGAAGGGTAATATCATCCCGACGCAAAGACTCATGGCCGCCACACTGAGAAAGCAATTGTTGCCGGATTTTGAGCCCGAACCCAAGAAATTTAAGCTCCGCTTTGACAACTCTGAGGTCCAGGCGCTGCAGGAGGACCGGAATAAACTTGTCGAGCGGCTTAACATTGCTATCGGCGGTGGGTGGGCTACGAGGTCTGAGGGAAGGCGTGCGATGGGATGGCCTGTTGAAAAGGGCGATGAGGTTTATTTTGAGCCGGCGGGTGCATTTGTCACGCCTGCAGGGCAGAGCGGAAAGCCGAAACAAATTAAGGCTGCCACGCCGACAGAGGGCCGTGTGATAGAGACGGCGCCCAGGAAGAGACCGACCAGAGCACATCTGAGGCTTGGGACGGTCTTTGCAAAGGACCATGCCAGGATGTCGCAGGTATTCGAGAAGGAACTCTCAGGCACGTTTGACGACCTTGGACGTATGGCTGAAGAGGCGGCGGACGAACTCCTGAAAGCATTTTATGATTTAGAAACAAAAGACCCTCAGGACACGCTCGATGCTGAAAGGATTTTAGCGAGCATGCCGTTACTTGATATTGAAAAAGACTTACGAAAGAAATACCAGGCGCATTACTTGAGGGTATCGAAGGTGACAACGGACAGCATCAACGGGGTTATGGGGTTAGGAGTCCAGCTGCCGGATACCCGGGCCAGAGAGATTATCTCCGAAGGCGGTAGACGTCTGGGGCTTGTGGATGTTGCAGGCCAGACACGGAGACGGCTTTTTAGAGAGCTCGAGGAAGGCCGCGCCCTGGGTGAAG contains the following coding sequences:
- a CDS encoding lipoprotein, with the protein product MRKLFLVLCLVVLLTGCNWDMKGEGRGGVDRDKGGNVTGVHADGTSSGHVEREDN
- a CDS encoding phage portal protein, whose protein sequence is MFKAIKAMLEGFIFPTSTPWALSLPGTRFDYAKAVGDGLGSNVIMSPVQWMMRTFPEAPVIVEKLAKDGYEKMPGHKILELLEEPNEFYPGEVLWMGTMMSFAIAGNAYWLKRRNNAGRVSELYYVPHWTIEPKAPRDGRGYITHYDYNPMGVTQRVEVEDVVHFRHGINPKNIRQGLSPLDSVVREVFTDDEAANFSATILKNMGVPGVIISPEAGVIADENAMKAVKEKYQETFGGDHRGEALVLKGPTKVQQFGFNPAQMSVGKLRNISEERVCAALGIPAAVVGFGTGLQQTKVGATMAELIRLAWKGNIIPTQRLMAATLRKQLLPDFEPEPKKFKLRFDNSEVQALQEDRNKLVERLNIAIGGGWATRSEGRRAMGWPVEKGDEVYFEPAGAFVTPAGQSGKPKQIKAATPTEGRVIETAPRKRPTRAHLRLGTVFAKDHARMSQVFEKELSGTFDDLGRMAEEAADELLKAFYDLETKDPQDTLDAERILASMPLLDIEKDLRKKYQAHYLRVSKVTTDSINGVMGLGVQLPDTRAREIISEGGRRLGLVDVAGQTRRRLFRELEEGRALGEGVPQLVARIRDKVPAGRWSTPGVRAKVIARTETKHAQRKSALETYKEADTVTQAMVLDARLGSTDEECEALNGTIVSLEDAEALMNDEHPNGTRDFVPMIGE